The Helianthus annuus cultivar XRQ/B chromosome 15, HanXRQr2.0-SUNRISE, whole genome shotgun sequence genomic sequence TTCATTGAAAAACCCAACTCTTCTATCAGTAGGTAGGTTTGTTACCATTAATTGGTTCTTATTTTCCCCACACAATGTCTTATTTATCATTCTCAtttactttttatatatatttgtatttgtATGTGTATGTAAATGTAAATTTATGTAGTGATATTCACTTGTACATCTTTTGTCTTAAAAAGGATATAATGATTTAATTTGATATATTATAATAAATGACCTTTTACCGAATTAGAAAAGTCCGTTGATCATGACTCTTGAGTAACTTAGTTCCAATTGGATTTCCTTTTTGAGGAGAGTTTTGTTAAACAATTAGGaacaaagaaaattaaaaaaaaatttgaataaattttatgaaaaatatgAAGCCTAGTTTACTTTTATATAAACTCCTAGCaccctaagagcattcacatccaaaccattaaattatacatacattccactaaaaaacaactcctatatcaatatatttccactaaaaacaaatactttttctctctcatttcaattaaataatattatcattacatttttctctcacttcaactcacaatcactttcaaaacatattaaaaaattataacgggtgaacagtgtccccccaaatatacagatgaacagtaacattttctctctcctctactcacaaccactttttataccctttataatataaaaacccatcctcacataatttgatggttgggatgtgaatgctctaaggggGCAAATTGGATCGGCATGTTTCGGGTAATACGCGGCGAATCGACATCTTCCACTCCTTGGGCTTCGGCGAGTCGTGGTGTGCGGCAAAGAGGTTTGCCACTTTGTTGTTGACGCCGAAGGTGAGAGAGTGAGACGCTTTCCAACATTAATCAATCACATATTTTTTCATTGTCTTTTCTAATTTAGTTTACAAATGGTTTTGACATTAGAGGCATATTATTTCTCGTGATTTGACAAGTTATGACTAGTAGTGAAAAAGCTAATATGATGCTGATACGAACAAGGAAGGAGTTGTGCTGCTCTATTTTAGTTAAGTAGTTAAACTTAAAATCACTTATTGAAAAGACGTTACGGTTAAAAGCAAGCAAAATAAAAAAGAGAGACCGAACCGAACCTTGAGTTGAGCAAGAGCCAATGGTGTGTCGGTTAGGAATTTAACTGCAAGGGTCATGGTAGTTGATGTGGTGTCATACCCCGCTACAAGTAGAGACACCAAAAAATCCACAATTTCTTCGTCTGTAAAACCAACTCCACTGTCAAACAATGCCGCCAACATGTCGTTTTTCTTCGTCCCTCTTTCACTCTCTCTCCTCCTCTCCCTCACCACTAAACTAAACTCCTCCGCCACCCTTTCTCTCgccttcaaaaacaaaaaaaaaacaaaatataacggTTCGCCTTTTTGTTAACAAAACTacataaaaactattattttatttttattaaaaatatccACACTTAATTAATTAATACCTTTATAGCACGACGGTATGTGATGGAGAACATTGGAATAGGAATGCAGAAGAATCCTTCAATGACTCGCATATAAATCTTCCTTAAATTCTCGGTCCACTCACATGGCTCGATGCTCAATAGTTGCTTTATTGTTAACTCAAACGTTATCTATGCAATTTATAATATAATTAatcaataaaaaaatattattatccTATTTATTTGAGGATAACATAATTGATCCAAATCAAATCAAGAATAATTATGCCCATAACACTTTTGAAAGAACACATGGAATGGAATATATGGAACCTTCCAAGCATGAGAAGCACTCACTACATAAGATCATAACATATAACACATGCACATGATGTTATTATGCATTCTCATGTTTCATTCTTTACAATTTGgatattttttaaaacatatcAACAACTTTTAAtagtttaatatataaaaaaagtttaaaacttcTTATTTATAACCATGCAGTGGCGAATCTTAAGATTTCCGACCAGGGGGTCAaaaatgtatatacccaaaaagTTTCTATAAATCCGGGGGATAAAAAACGtgtataccaaaaaatttctatacgaaagctAAATACTCTCCATTGGTGAACGAAAAGTTccgggggtcggccgccccctcccgctcCCACTATGCTACGCCCATGTAACCATGGGAACCTGTTAGGCTCTGTTAATACTCTGCTAACCAACAAGATCAGATAATTAAATAAATCTTAGTTTGTCGGTTGTCGTATAAAACGTCACGGTTAAATTGTTCTAAAAATAGAGAGAAAATGAAACCATGTGAGCGAGTACATGAATGTTCTTCTTTAGCCGGATTGATCGATAGTCCATTGTGTAAAATTAGTACAATCAATGCAAAAAGTACaactaaaaaaatattttctttaaATTAGAATATTTTCTTTAAATGatataataaaatgagtttaaagATACTTAAAAACCGAACTAAAATATCTAGATAGACAATGATACTAGTAACCATTCTAAAATGAATTCTAAAATATTCCTCTTTCCAAactaaaaagaaaaatatatgtTAAGAATCATAACACGTGGGTATATGATAACACAACTTTCATATACGACTTTAGactcaaaaatcacaaaaacatgCAAATCTAACAGAAATTTCAAACCAAGATTACGAGAAATTACATATAACATGACAGGGAAACAGGCAACAAGCTGTGTGTCGTAACCACATCTCAATGGTTGAGAACAAGActcaaaagtttaaaaaaaaggaCACCAAATTTATTGCAACAACATAAAAAGGAGTTAGTGACTAATAAGTAAAATAAGTACCTTCTTTGCTTCCTCCATGAGTAGAACCCGACCGGTCCACGAATCCAAGTTGAGCCGGACCAACCGGTCTATATCAACCAACAAATGGTCCTTAATAATAGTAGAGTTAGCAAAGCTCATGGTCAAAGAATGCATTCGTCTATGAAGACAACCTCTCATGAACAACAAAGAGTGTTTCCCAACCAAGTTTGCTATCGAACCGGGGTAACTCGACTCGAACAACCGGCCCTCATTCTGCAAAATGAACCGGTTGGTTTCCGGGTCAGCTGAGAAAACGGTTCGCTCACCGAAGACATGTGTTGTGAAGACGGTCCCGTATTTTTTAACACGTGAGTCGATAAAGGGTTCAGGGTTCTCGGTTTTGTAAGCGGATATGAGTTGGAGTGTTTCTCCGATGAATGGTAAACCGACGGTTCCTGGAGGATGGTGGGTTTTCCGgcgggtggcggtggtggtgactCGTCGGAGGAGGAAGAATGTAAGTGTAGAGAGAGAGAATGtgaagagaagagagagaaggAAGTAGTAGTCCATTGTTATTTCGTTTATTTTGTGTGTTTTCTATGGGTTATAAAGTGAGTGATGAGTGGTgagtttggtttttatttttattttatatatattttttaggaGATGTTGCATCTCTTTTACAATTGATTTTAGGTGTACATATTTACACACCTTAATGCCTATTTCCATACCTTTCTAGACGtttcgtatagggctatacgaggcgtatagggtTTCTTTTCCCGACCAGCTTCTGCACCTCGTACAACGTCACATCAATCACATCAGACGGGGAGTCTAGGCCTGTACGAGGACCAATATGAGGGTgcttagacgcctcgtataggtctatacgaggcgtcttgctGACTGATTTGACTATGATGAGACTATGTGTCTGACATGACTTAAAGGCATACGGGGAGTCAagagctatacgaggcgtctatatCTCACATAAAATGCAACATACAGTGCATTCTTGGTCCACACCCGAGCATTCAACAAACACTCACATTCACACATTCTGTTTCTTCTTGTATTTATTCGAAAGACACTCTTGTTGTTTGTATTTGTGTTCTTATCATCCCGGAGTATTGAAATGTCATCATATTGGGACGACAACTATATCTTCGGGTAGTATTCTAGCGACAACTGGGGGCACGAAAGCGTTCCGGTAATAGTTATTAGCTtaaatgttttaattacttgttgttttagtttattatttactaatgatgatacggttgtctattttggaggagtctggcgttcccgattctaatgagcaagaggaggttgtgtctagtaTACAAGGAAACAAAACAGCTTGTTTCTGGATTTGAACAAGCATCCTCCTGTTGATGAAACAACCCATGTAGATGACTCATACCATGCTGGTGGATACGGAGGAAACGGTgtatacggaggagacggtggatacggaggagacggtggatacggaggtgtcacaccccaaccgatggcggaatcatcggggcatggcactgagcgaaacagattgtccagaagtttccataacaactatcattaccattcaatttgtataacacgtcccataccgtgcctCAAATggcaaaacaaattattacaaataacatctagtcaaatattctgtttcgacaactcagatttaaataaaaacaaataaatattgttcaaatgctcctaaagacccagtcggacaagatctacagacaactatgctctagacgcttgttcctgacagacaactattttttgggggcctctagagctttattctagcctcgctttcctagcaagcaaacatcttaaacacctgtcacatacgttaaaataaagtcaatacatataatgtaaaggtgagcatacaagtttgataatagcatatagagttcgaatagtttacgcataaccagcacgtacacagaagaaaacgaagcatgttaattatcgacatggatctatcgataccaatgactgcgggttgactgtccgagacagttcgcaatacatgattaccaccataatccatgcaagtaattgtccttaacaacccccgtgtgaacgggtgctgagtccaaactatagtactacgtcgttaaggcaggtagacagcgttccacgtgtaaacataacaacaagcattcatttagtcacataatacatgcgaaacggttagcgttcaaatagtttgagtagtgtgatcgattgtgttttgatataagtaatgtatgtaacacccaaaagtgctaaaagcaaaaagggatcgatcGGCCAGCAGGCTCGAttggctggactgttcgagtggattgtttcttcctttgaataGGATGTGTTCgtatatgatggtttgaccttttgaagttttcgttgtagtatttgagaacactgaagtgtccttacctttcaggtcgatcgatcgaacggtctgttcgatcggccggcttaaccgatcggttaggaacctCCAAAGTGAGTccttgacgtgatgtcgtggtcacaatcaaatttaatcccaataacaactatatagatagtggcaagtgggtatcgaacacagggagtttgtggaatatgtgttatttgaaagtttatctaatttaactaaattaatctaattgcaaGAGAAATgaaattcaagagttggtttgattggattggtttttaaaactaaaaATACTAAGTAATTTGTGAAATGAAAGttgagtttgtaaacaatttggaGACGAATGACCATCCTAAGTTTCCGGTTTGTTTCAACAATTGTGCTAtcatccactagaaagaactacatagacatagttcatgcatAATTACTtattgtgatgaaagggaactaagtactcagatttctagaacgtgaggttgttacccgatgaccaatcaacccttacccaatcctaattctacccatgatatctcgattgccaacggcaccaagaacgtatggtttcaaactagaatATCATAAGAATCAACACTTTACAAATAAGCAATCacacaccatgataaacaagACATAGATAGAGTTTACCATTCTAGAAATTATGGAATCAAAACATAATTGTTTCATGCAAACCTTTAACCTAGGATGACCATAAAGAacctagccactcatggcttggaCAAACATTGTAGCAAAATAGAAGGAAATTGTTGTTTACAAGAATCACCAACAATAACTAATGAAAACTAGATGATTAGATAGTTCCAAGATGATGTTCTTTACTCCCAAGTGCCTCTCAAATACTTCCCAACTCGTTCTAGCCAAGTAGTAACCGAAATTGCATGATTAGAGATCATAAATCCCCATCAAATGGCCAATAAATGCGAAGGTTACACAATTGGATCAGTCAGCGCCATAAGCTACGTCGcatgccgtagcttacggcggtcaATAGGGTCAGAAAGTCAAtacagcgccgtaagctacgccaggtaccgtagcttacggcactcACCATATCCTTACGGCACATGGGGTCTGTCTTACGGCAGACATCTTGGCACTTGGTGTGGGGGCCGTAGCCTACGACAgaggccgtaggttacggtgctgTATCTTCTTTTTCCTCATTTCTTCATTAAAAACTTGATTTTCTTCACATCTTGATTATGCCATCTTCCCACATCCATCTAAGCTTCCTAATTCCAGCATCTTGAACACTTTAACACCTGTATATCAAATCATCTAGTGGGAACCAAGTTCAAGCGATTAACCGAATAAAGCATGGAATGTGCATATATTtagaccttttaagggttgtcccacggaccacccgtcacatccccacacttacccgttgcttgtcccaagcaacctaTTCAAAAAATATTTTCAACCACAAGAGACCAATGGTGCAAACCAAGCTAAAGTgccgtccttttactaactttcAATCATACcgcaagacacacccctcacacaactctcggtgacaagaaaaattagcatgttatgctaaaccactcaaCGCGTGTATGTGTgcgtgtgcgacaataagcttgtatgagaatcaagtttcctcctaacaaatatttagcatgcttttgaatcaaaggaacttacgggttgtaacggggctaggtgcaaaggtaggaaaatggtggaatACATATGCAAGAGCTAATTGATTAGACCAGGTTTTTATTTCTACTACTAAACAAAGCAAACATCAACTATACACACAACTTCTTTTACaactaaatatttttttttcctttttttttcttttttttcatttttttttcataacacataaaactcaacaatatatacaagaacatcaacaATCACAAACTAAATTCCTAAACCGAGTCATCTCAATAGGGTATAATTTATATAAGAAGTAGGCTTTGGGTTTCAATCGAATGGTttaaggctcaaacatggctttctatggaccaaacccccacccctcacaataccaagctcatatatgtaatgtatgaggtccaacccaccaatcccgcactctcacacatctagacgaggctacctaaaagtcccctatcatcttcaaaagcatgctaactctaggatttaacaagtattcacacacaagttctacttacacactacacacaccgccactcaaacaaagaaataattttcatatgtggctcaattctcaccaagaaaagactaagaacgggtgtcggtgtgtcaaatgacacaatatcaagttttcaaattgtTACACTTTTCGCTTGGTTTTACAAAATTTTTtaatttctcaaaaatttcccccatccccacacttgggatacattgtcccaatgtatggttttgagggaaagatcgcTTTCAACAAAAACACCAACATTTGCTTTACATCTCgaaccccaattttttttttttgttaacaacAAATACCAATATTTTAATCCTAAAGAACATAACAAaactaaggaaagagtacattgacctggtgaagtttgacacaacagatgttgtagataATCCGACTTCCTATCATCACCTTCACACAACTCTccgcacatcttccccacacttatctAAAAACACCTTGGGTTGCCTCCCAAGCAGCGCTAAAAtttaggtcttcagccagaccgtacctgatatgTCTCAAGGTGGTCTCAATGCACATTTACCTTTTTCGTTGCTGATGTAAGCACGGTGTTTGATTCTTCTATCGTGTGTGTGCTTTGTCACGTCCCATCTTTCTTTGCAAAATTCTTTAAATCCACATTTTCCTACCGAATTTCCAACAAATGCTCGGTAGTTTACTCTCCACTTCACTACTTCGTTTTCTGTGCCCAACAAATCCAAACTCTCCCATAAACATAACTTATGAATGAAATCTCCCACATCATGAAGTACCACCTTCCTAGTTTCTAAACATGCATCCTTAACACTCTTGGTTTCCATAACCACCACAGCCGGAGAGTTGTAATCAACTTTGATTGGTTCATCAAGTAAAAGGCCCTCAACTTTGCTCTCCATAGGTGGTTCCTCCACAATAATTTCAATTGTATATTCCTCATTTGGCCCTAATAATTCAGTTTCAAGTTCGGGAGGACTCACAACATTTTCTTCTACATCACCCATAGGTGTCATTTGTTCAATCTGCACATATATCCAGTGTTGTTTTGCTTGACGTTTTTCCAATATCGACGTCCCTGGCCTCATCTCTTTCACCTCTTTTGGTAACAAATCATATTTCCATTCCAAAAGTTCTACTCGTTCTTCCATTGACAAATGAGGTTTTATTAATTCTTTTTCAACATGAACCATGTGTCTCTTTCTCATCATCTCGTCAAGACTTTCAGATTTATGTGACTGATAGTGCAAAGTAGGTTGTTGGGTTACCCATTCATAACCATACTGATCAAATGTATACTGAGCATGATAATAGTCTTGATCGTACATCTGAGGGCCTTCATATGAAAGTTGGGAATATTCATAATAATCACCGTAATTGTACTTCTCTTGGTAACTCATTTTTTTTAATCCCCTTAATGTTcgctcaatttccggatcaaacgccaatggtgatagcttgtgagagctcctagtacgcatgcacctgtcaatacctgcacactaacacacccagcgtaaaccagaaaaataacaaacttaaaaagaaaagcaaaaataacacacgttgcgcactactccccggcaacggcgccaaaatttgacgtgatgtcgtggtcacaatcaaatttaatcccaataacaactatatagatagtggcaagtgggtatcgaactcagggagtttgtggaatatgtgttatttgaaagtttatctaatttaactaaattaatctaattgcaaGAGAAATgaaattcaagagttggtttgattggattggtttttaaaactaaaaATACTAAGTAATTTGTGAAATGAAAGttgagtttgtaaacaatttggagacgaatgaccatcctaagtttccggtttgcttcaacaattGTGCTAtcatccactagaaagaactacatagacatagttcatgcatAATTACTtattgtgatgaaagggaactaagtactcagattcctagaacgtgaggttgttacccgatgaccaatcaacccttacccaatcctaattctacccatgatatctcgattgccaacggcaccaagaatgtatggtttcaaactagaatATCATAAGAATCAACACTTTACAAATAAGCAATCACACACCATGATAAACTAGACATAGATAGAGTTTACCATTCTAGAAATTATGGAATCAAAACATAATTGTTTCATGCAAACCTTTAACCTAGGATGACCATAAAGAacctagccactcatggcttggaCAAACATTGTAGCAAAATAGAAGGAAATTGTTGTTTACAAGAATCACCAACAATAACTAATGAAAACTAGATGATTAGATAGTTCCAAGATGATGTTCTTTACTCCCAAGTGCCTCTCAAATACTTCCCAACTCGTTCTAGCCAAGTAGTAACCGAAATTGCATGATTAGACATCATAAATCCCCATCAAATGGCCAATAAATGCGAAGGTTACACAATTGGATCagtcagcgccgtaagctacgtcgcctgccgtagcttacggcggtcaATAGGGCCAGAAAGTCAAtacagcgccgtaagctacgccaggtACCGTAGTTTACGGCACTCAGCATATCCTTACGGCACATGGGGTCTGTCTTACGGCAGACATCTTGGCACTTGGTGTGGGGGCCGTAGCCTACGGCAGAGGTCGTAGGTTAAGGTGATGTATCTTCTTTTTCCTCATTTCTTCATTAAAAACTTGATTTTCTTCACATCTTGATTATGCCATCTTCCCACATCCATCTAAGCTTCCTAATTCCAGCATCTTGAACACTTTAACACCTGTATATCAAATCATCTagtggttaccaagttcaagcGATTAACCGAATAAAGCATGGAATGTGCATATATTtagaccttttaagggttgtcctacggaccacccgtcagtcCTCAGCTGGAGGTCACcagttcgatcgaacaacatgttcgatcgggttgcactccgtactactacgagttgtaaatcgattaagggttgaagcatagtatctcatgatccgatgagtaatgtttaccaaccggttcgttcgatcggacatcacctcgttcaatactatacttcatggaATTGTCAAAGTATGGGggccacttgctagccgatcggctggcccggtcgatcggctgacatgttcgatcggttgggctgtccgttcggacagcctaaccgttcggtcagcatcctgacctggtcgtcctgttcgtctaacacttggttgttttggttaTTTGACATGatttgaggtagtttgacaacgagctaaaccatggagctttcgttcttacttgtttcccctgctcggacaggaatcacccaagtccggccggtaaaCTGCTCGGAACGCTAGTTTGATGTTTAGCCCGAAGtcagtgaacctcgtagatagaatccgaatcttgaaccactcatccactagaatgattggtgagtcaGCTCAAGCTCCTTTTccaccggtttgaaggcattgagtgtaatagagttgaaagaaagttggaaatccttccttcaatccttcacaccatgtaaatgttcagatatgtgatagatcttagcttgtttatgtggaaatcggttagatccgagctattcatggtgggttgaggccaaaacatgatgttcttgaagaacaccatgatgacatcatcctagaatgcttagatcttgatgatttcacggttagaaatcaagatttgaaagatagaaaggtgtaggagcgttcattgataaaaaaacgtacaagatttaggatgaaatcttatcgggattgagagaaatctgagaaatagtgaagaacacgagctggtcggtcagagggtttccaaaagtggaaagaatgacaatgacaggcctatttataggcttccaaaatgggaaagagctggccgatcggccaggcatcccgatcggacagcctgctcgatcggacagtccattcgatcggctgggcttTTCGAttggctgacagcctgatcgatcaacagcctggttcgagtgttcggtgcgacgattttcgatatttcgatttcgattgaagacgatacgagtacgatagagtttcctattcaaattactttcagtcccaatcactatatctaacatacaatcatctatattcaCACTATCTTGACattaccattcgtcataattcgatttcgattgcattcgctttgagtttcgagtttcaattcgagtttcgattgatttgaCTGATcacacacaaaacataaagtaaacacgcacaggtaacacataaggcacacacacacgtataacaacaaccaaaagttcgcgtaattcgagattcgagttcgatgatggttagatcggtttgattactgattagttaactttatcgcattgttacttcctactattcacagtcgtaaatcggttcgcgtcgattaaacattcgattacttcgattcattCTGATTAatcaacacttactccacataatacaaataaaatataaaatagactaattatagtcaaagaagtcaaagttgacttggactttgactttgactttgactttgac encodes the following:
- the LOC110912986 gene encoding cytochrome P450 90A1, encoding MDYYFLLSLLFTFSLSTLTFFLLRRVTTTATRRKTHHPPGTVGLPFIGETLQLISAYKTENPEPFIDSRVKKYGTVFTTHVFGERTVFSADPETNRFILQNEGRLFESSYPGSIANLVGKHSLLFMRGCLHRRMHSLTMSFANSTIIKDHLLVDIDRLVRLNLDSWTGRVLLMEEAKKITFELTIKQLLSIEPCEWTENLRKIYMRVIEGFFCIPIPMFSITYRRAIKARERVAEEFSLVVRERRRESERGTKKNDMLAALFDSGVGFTDEEIVDFLVSLLVAGYDTTSTTMTLAVKFLTDTPLALAQLKKEQDEIRVRKTDSGPLEWEDYKSMPFTQCVINETLRVSNIISGVFRRTMADVDIKGYRIPKGSKVFTSLRAVHLGQENFNDARVFDPWRWQKSSNPTNFMPFGGGPRRCPGNELARVALSVFLHHLVTRFSWEPAEDDKLVFFPTTRTQKRYPIIVKRRSKAIKPCKEFEKESLSGARF